GCAAAAAAAACAGCGGACGGCCCACGAGTGGCGCTTCCGCTGATGGATCGGACCCCTTAGAGGGAGGCAAACGGGTTGCTGCTGAATTTTTCCTGCTTCGGAGCTGCCTTTTTGGCTGGAGCTTTGGCAGCATCCCGGTTTTTCTTGGCGGAGAGGGAAATACGCTTCTTCTCCGGCTCAACCTGCAGCACTTCGACTTTGATCTTATCGCCGACCTGCAGCACTTCCGACGGATCTTTGATGTAGCGGTCGGTAATTTCTGAGATATGCACCAGACCGTCTTGGTGGACGCCGATGTCGACGAAGGCTCCGAAGGCGGTGACGTTGGTGACGATTCCTTCCAGCTTCATTCCCGGTTTCAAATCGTTCATCGTCTGCACATCGTCGCGGAAACAGGGCGGCTCGAAGAGGGCTCGTGGGTCGCGACCCGGTTTTTTCAGCTCCGAGATAATGTCCGAGAGGGTGTGGATACCGACTTCGGTGTTCAGGTAGAGCTCGACGGGGATAGCGTCGATAAGACGCGGGCTGCGCATCAGCTCCTCCAGCGAAACCTTCTGGTCCTGGGCGATCTTCTCGACCAGCTCATAGCGTTCCGGGTGGACTGCCGATTTATCGAGGGGATTCGGGCTTTCGCTGACGCGTAAGAAGCCGGCGGCCTGCTCAAAGGTTTTAGGACCGAGTCCACTGACCTCTTTGAGCGCGTTGCGGCTTTTGAACGGGCCGTTCTTCTCGCGGTGCTTGACGATCTTGGTTGCCAGCGTCGGTCCGATGCCGGAGACATAGGTGAGCAAAGAGGCGCTGGCCGTGTTGACCTCGACGCCGACGGAGTTGACGCAGCTCTCGACCACCTCTTTGAGCTTATCGTGCAGAAGAGGTTGAAAAACATCGTGCTGGTATTGTCCGACACCAATTGATTTGGGATCTACCTTGACCAGTTCCGCGAGTGGGTCTTGCAGCCTTCTCGCGATCGAGATGGCTCCCCTTATGGTCAGATCAAGATCAGGAAACTCTTCCCGCGCGGTGTCGGAGGCGCTATAGACGGAAGCTCCCGATTCGCTGACGGACACTAAAATGATGTGCCCGAGGTTCTCCTCTTTAAGAAACGCGCGGACGAAGCTTTCTGTCTCCCTTCCGTAGGTGCCGTTTCCCACTGCGATGGCAAAAGGGCTGGTCTTTTTGATCATGGCGCGTAAGCTCTCTTTGGCAGCAGCAAGCGCTCTCTCCCCTTGGGATAAGAAGACGGTAGCATAATCGAGGAATTTGCCCGTTTCATCCACCGAGGCGCATTTACAGCCGGTGCGGATGCCGGGATCGATGCCAATGACCGTTTTGGTGCCGAGGGGTGCGGCCATGAGGACATTGCGCAGGTTGGACGCAAACACATCGACTGCCTGGCGATCAGACTGCATTTTCAACTCAACACGCAGGTCAGTTTCGATCGAGGGTTTCAACAGGCGGCTGAAGGCGTCTTCGATGGCGGCGGCCAGCTCTTTGGCGTAGGGGGACTGGGAATTGACTTTCATGAGCTTTTGAATTGCGCTGAGAGCTGCTTCTTCGTTGATTTCGATGTGAAACCGCAGCACCCCTTCATTTTCACCCCTGCGTATCGCCAGATAGCGGTGGGAAGGGATTTTGGAGATTTTTTCCTGGAAATCGTAGTACTGGGCGAATTTCTGTTCGACGTCTTTTTCTTTGTCCGCCTCTTTGGAAACCAGCATGCCTTCTTGGGAAAAAAGATCGCGGATGACCGATCTGACGTTGATGTTTTCGGAGGAGGCTTCCGCGGCGATATCGCGCGCGCCGGCAAGAGCCTCTTCGATTGTCGCCACCCCTTTTTCCAAGTCGATGAACGCGGCGGCTTCTTTTGAGGGATCGGCGGGGAAGGGCTGGCTCAACATCCTCTCGGCGAGAGGTTCGAGTCCCTTTTCCCTCGCGATTTGCGCCCGGGTTCTGCGCTTCGGCTTATAGGGTAGGTAGATGTCTTCGAGCTCTGTTTTTACTTGGCAGGAAGAGATTTGGGCAAGGAGAGCATCGGTGAGCTTTCCCTGCGATTCGATTGAGGCGATGATGGTCTCTTTTCTCTCGTGCAACTCAGTCAGGTAGGCGAGCCGCTCTTCAATCTTGCGCAGCTCAAGCTCGTCTAAGTTGTGGGTCATTTCTTTGCGATATCTGGCGATGAAAGGGATGGTGTTCCCTTCTTTAAGAAGCAAAACCGTAGCAAGCACGCTTTTGACG
This genomic stretch from Estrella lausannensis harbors:
- a CDS encoding Tex family protein, with product MNKIPFEPVPSIAEELSIPVKSVLATVLLLKEGNTIPFIARYRKEMTHNLDELELRKIEERLAYLTELHERKETIIASIESQGKLTDALLAQISSCQVKTELEDIYLPYKPKRRTRAQIAREKGLEPLAERMLSQPFPADPSKEAAAFIDLEKGVATIEEALAGARDIAAEASSENINVRSVIRDLFSQEGMLVSKEADKEKDVEQKFAQYYDFQEKISKIPSHRYLAIRRGENEGVLRFHIEINEEAALSAIQKLMKVNSQSPYAKELAAAIEDAFSRLLKPSIETDLRVELKMQSDRQAVDVFASNLRNVLMAAPLGTKTVIGIDPGIRTGCKCASVDETGKFLDYATVFLSQGERALAAAKESLRAMIKKTSPFAIAVGNGTYGRETESFVRAFLKEENLGHIILVSVSESGASVYSASDTAREEFPDLDLTIRGAISIARRLQDPLAELVKVDPKSIGVGQYQHDVFQPLLHDKLKEVVESCVNSVGVEVNTASASLLTYVSGIGPTLATKIVKHREKNGPFKSRNALKEVSGLGPKTFEQAAGFLRVSESPNPLDKSAVHPERYELVEKIAQDQKVSLEELMRSPRLIDAIPVELYLNTEVGIHTLSDIISELKKPGRDPRALFEPPCFRDDVQTMNDLKPGMKLEGIVTNVTAFGAFVDIGVHQDGLVHISEITDRYIKDPSEVLQVGDKIKVEVLQVEPEKKRISLSAKKNRDAAKAPAKKAAPKQEKFSSNPFASL